Proteins found in one Sorghum bicolor cultivar BTx623 chromosome 1, Sorghum_bicolor_NCBIv3, whole genome shotgun sequence genomic segment:
- the LOC8084925 gene encoding LOW QUALITY PROTEIN: heat shock 70 kDa protein (The sequence of the model RefSeq protein was modified relative to this genomic sequence to represent the inferred CDS: inserted 1 base in 1 codon; substituted 1 base at 1 genomic stop codon) has translation MFSTEFLFIDDVVLVGGSTHIPKVQYLLEDFFDGMEXNPDEAVSYGAAIQAAILSDEEDVQDVLLVDVTPLSLGVRTIRGVMSMLIPRNTTISSPPKRDFYIYTIIKCSVRIKVYXGESMSTDYNNWLGMFRLEDIERAPRGVPKINVTFEIDVNGILEVSAEDKTLKKNKITVTYDVGRLCAEEIERMIQALFRP, from the exons ATGTTTTCCACCGAATTTCTTTTCATCGACGACGTCGTCCTCGTGGGTGGCTCCACCCACATTCCTAAGGTGCAGTACCTGCTGGAGGACTTCTTCGACGGGATGG TCAACCCCGACGAAGCAGTCTCATACGGCGCCGCCATCCAAGCGGCGATCCTCAGCGACGAGGAGGATGTGCAGGATGTGCTCCTGGTCGATGTCACGCCGCTCTCGCTTGGGGTGAGGACGATCCGTGGTGTGATGAGCATGCTGATCCCGCGGAACACCACCATATCATCCCCACCAAAAAGAGACTTTTACATCTATACCATTATAAAA TGCAGCGTGCGTATCAAGGTGTACTAGGGCGAGAGTATGAGCACAGATTACAACAACTGGCTCGGCATGTTCAGGCTGGAAGACATCGAGCGAGCGCCAAGAGGCGTGCCCAAGATTAACGTCACCTTTGAAATCGACGTCAATGGCATCCTAGAAGTTTCGGCGGAGGACAAGACGTTGAAGAAGAACAAGATCACCGTCACTTACGACGTGGGCAGGCTGTGCGCGGAGGAGATCGAACGCatgattcaggccttgtttaggccttag